A single genomic interval of Octopus bimaculoides isolate UCB-OBI-ISO-001 chromosome 22, ASM119413v2, whole genome shotgun sequence harbors:
- the LOC106872590 gene encoding uncharacterized protein LOC106872590, with protein MAEHKLLVSLILTILSLGFVILVESQAECDDCLNGKNDCSNVFPCGNNALCFTNGVFYCIEPIIDVCAVPDVETACLPNCGSGWIPLFNTTCKAGVCCVKVPT; from the exons ATGGCGGAACACAAATTGCTTGTTTCTTTGATTCTGACCATTCTGAGTTTGGGTTTTGTCATCTTGGTGGAAAGTCAGGCAGAAT GTGATGATTGTTTGAATGGTAAAAATGATTGTTCAAATGTGTTCCCATGTGGTAACAATGCTCTCTGCTTCACCAACGGGGTATTTTACTGCATTGAACCCATCATAG ATGTTTGTGCAGTACCAGATGTGGAAACTGCCTGTCTACCCAACTGCGGTTCAGGGTGGATACCCCTATTCAATACGACATGTAAGGCTGGTGTGTGTTGTGTTAAGGTGCCAACAT aa
- the LOC106872497 gene encoding protein psiD → MVKNRTLLLFVAVLQFLSLVKCQSCNDCYTGKFDCSKSAPNCTPYVKGYCFQSGVFRCIEPKMCPSCYLPNMSCTKTAPNCNNELLVEMCFINNVLHCVEKAAPPPTTPAPTTVPTTVPTTVPTTVPTTVPTTVPTTTAPAPTTPAQKECLSPDVTKNLVGMIVGCLTVSCAKAGWIPLMGPPCSNGANCCLKKL, encoded by the exons ATGGTTAAGAATCGAACGCTCTTACTCTTTGTGGCAGTTCTACAGTTCCTGTCTTTGGTCAAATGTCAAAGTT GTAATGACTGTTACACGGGCAAATTCGACTGCAGTAAATCGGCCCCAAACTGCACTCCCTACGTGAAGGGCTACTGCTTCCAGAGTGGGGTTTTCAGGTGTATTGAACCTAAAATGT gccCCAGTTGTTACTTGCCAAATATGTCATGCACCAAAACTGCACCAAACTGTAACAATGAACTTTTGGTAGAAATGTGTTTTATAAACAACGTACTTCACTGCGTTGAAAaggcagcaccaccaccaacaaccccAGCACCAACTACTGTTCCGACAACTGTTCCAACAACTGTTCCAACAACTGTTCCAACAACTGTTCCAACAACTGTTCCAACAACtacagcaccagcaccaacaacaccagcacaAA AGGAATGCTTGAGTCCAGACGTTACCAAAAACCTTGTAGGTATGATTGTTGGATGTTTGACAGTTTCTTGTGCCAAAGCAGGCTGGATACCCCTTATGGGTCCTCCATGTAGCAATGGTGCAAACTGTTGCTTAAAAAAGCTTTAA